The proteins below are encoded in one region of Helianthus annuus cultivar XRQ/B chromosome 2, HanXRQr2.0-SUNRISE, whole genome shotgun sequence:
- the LOC110927341 gene encoding LOW QUALITY PROTEIN: glycine-rich cell wall structural protein (The sequence of the model RefSeq protein was modified relative to this genomic sequence to represent the inferred CDS: inserted 1 base in 1 codon), which yields MKQGSIRIGALFLLCFHVLLVSLVLAKNVVHDDDEKLLIGGGKGGGIGGGFGGGFGGGGGVGGGAGFGGGGGGGGGFGGGHGIGGGIGKGGGFGGGIGKGGGAGGGIGKGGGFGGGIGKGGGVGGGIGKGGGLGGGIGKGGGFGGGIGKGGGAGGGIGKGGGVGGGIGKGGGFGGGIGKGGGAGGGIGKGGGFGGGIGKGGGVGGGAGGGTGKGGGLGGGIGKGRGFGGGVGGGAGGGIGKGGGSGGGVGGGIGKGGGLGGGIGKGGGLGGGIGKGGGFGGGIGKGGGAGGGIGKGGGLGGGIGKGGGVGGGIGKGGGQGGGXGKGGGFGGGIGKGGGFGGGIGKGGGFGGGIGKGGGFGGGGGGGGGGGGGGGGGGFGGGFGGGAGGGFGKGGGTGGGFGGGGGFGGGGGGKI from the exons ATGAAACAAGGGTCAATAAGAATTGGTGCCTTGTTTTTGCTTTGTTTTCATGTCCTTCTTGTGAGTCTCGTATTGGCCAAAAATGTGGTTCATGATGATGATGAGAAGCTCTTAATCGGAGGTGGAAAAGGAGGCGGAATAGGTGGAGGCTTTGGTGGTGGTTTTGGCGGGGGTGGAGGAGTTGGTGGTGGAGCTGggtttggtggtggtggcggcggtggtggcggtTTTGGGGGTGGGCATGGCATAGGTGGAGGGATTGGAAAAGGTGGGGGATTTGGTGGTGGGATTGGCAAGGGTGGAGGAGCAGGTGGCGGGATTGGTAAAGGTGGGGGATTTGGTGGTGGGATTGGTAAGGGTGGTGGAGTAGGTGGTGGGATTGGAAAGGGTGGTGGATTGGGTGGAGGGATTGGTAAAGGTGGGGGATTTGGTGGTGGGATTGGCAAGGGTGGTGGAGCAGGGGGTGGGATCGGAAAAGGTGGTGGAGTAGGTGGAGGGATCGGTAAGGGTGGGGGATTTGGTGGTGGGATTGGTAAGGGCGGAGGAGCAGGCGGCGGGATTGGTAAAGGTGGAGGATTTGGTGGTGGAATTGGCAAGGGTGGTGGAGTGGGTGGAGGTGCGGGTGGAGGGACAGGAAAAGGTGGTGGACTAGGAGGAGGGATTGGTAAAGGTAGGGGATTTGGTGGTGGAGTAGGGGGAGGAGCCGGTGGAGGGATTGGAAAAGGTGGGGGTTCAGGTGGTGGAGTAGGTGGAGGGATTGGTAAAGGTGGAGGATTAGGTGGGGGGATCGGCAAGGGTGGTGGATTAGGTGGGGGGATTGGCAAAGGTGGAGGATTTGGTGGTGGGATTGGTAAGGGCGGAGGTGCAGGTGGAGGGATTGGTAAAGGTGGTGGACTTGGCGGAGGGATAGGTAAGGGTGGTGGAGTAGGTGGAGGGATTGGCAAGGGTGGTGGACAAGGTGGGG TTGGCAAGGGTGGAGGTTTTGGAGGGGGAATCGGTAAGGGTGGTGGATTCGGTGGGGGCATTGGCAAGGGTGGTGGATTTGGTGGTGGAATCGGCAAGGGTGGTGGGTttggaggaggaggtggtggtggtggtggtggaggaggaggaggtggtggtggtggatttgGGGGAGGTTTCGGTGGCGGAGCTGGGGGAGGCTTTGGCAAAGGTGGTGGCACTGGGGGCGGATTTGGTGGAGGGGGCggatttggtggtggtggtggtggaaaaatttaa
- the LOC110927343 gene encoding protein NRT1/ PTR FAMILY 5.2, protein MLRKRVGEVEENGNGGRGYTEDGTVDLRGNPILRSKRGGWKACSFVVVYEVFERMAYYGISSNLIIYLTTKLRQGTVRSSNNVTNWVGTIWMTPILGAYFADAVLGRYWTFLISAAIYLTGMSLLTLAVSLPGLKPPSCDSGTNCKKASTLQLAVFFGALYTLAVGTGGTKPNISTIGADQFDDFEPKEKAQKLSFFNWWMFSIFFGTLFANTVLVYIQDNVGWTLGYGLPTLGLLISILIFLAGTPYYRHKVPTGSPFTKMGCVILAALKKWNTPIPTDPKELYELDLTEYAKKGKYRIDSTPTLRFLNKACVRTEGAPSWMLCTVTEVEETKQILRMLPILIATFVPSTMIAQISTLFVKQGTTLERKIGSFEIPPASLAGFVTISMLVSVVLYDRFFVRIMAKWTKNPRGVTLLQRMGTGMVIHIIIMVVASLTDRYRLSVAKDHGVVESGKQVPLSIFVILPQFVLMGVADAFLEVAKIEFFYDQAPESMKSLGTSYSMTSLGVGSFLSSFLLSTVSHLTERNGHRGWILNNLNASHLDYYYAFFAVLNLLNFVFFLIMTKFYVYKAEVSNSMIILEEELKSITGHVVAKQEAASRFNLA, encoded by the exons atgttaagAAAAAGGGTAGGTGAGGTTGAAGAAAACGGCAACGGTGGCCGAGGATACACAGAAGATGGCACAGTGGATCTCAGAGGGAACCCCATCCTTCGATCAAAACGTGGTGGCTGGAAGGCTTGTTCCTTTGTCGTTG TGTATGAAGTGTTTGAGAGGATGGCATATTATGGTATATCATCCAACTTGATCATATACCTAACGACGAAGCTCCGGCAGGGAACGGTAAGGTCGTCAAACAACGTAACGAATTGGGTGGGGACCATTTGGATGACTCCCATTCTTGGTGCTTACTTCGCGGATGCCGTCCTTGGCCGTTATTGGACTTTCCTCATCTCCGCAGCCATCTACCTCACG GGAATGAGTTTACTCACACTAGCAGTTTCACTACCAGGGCTAAAGCCTCCCAGTTGTGATTCTGGGACCAACTGCAAGAAAGCTTCCACCTTGCAACTAGCCGTTTTTTTTGGCGCCCTTTATACACTTGCCGTTGGAACTGGTGGTACCAAGCCTAACATCTCTACCATCGGCGCTGACCAATTTGACGACTTTGAACCGAAAGAGAAAGCCCAAAAACTATCCTTTTTCAACTGGTGGATGTTCAGTATCTTCTTTGGCACCCTCTTTGCCAACACGGTTCTTGTGTACATACAAGACAATGTCGGATGGACCCTCGGTTATGGCCTCCCCACACTCGGCCTCCTTATTTCCATCTTGATCTTCTTGGCTGGAACACCTTACTACAGGCACAAAGTTCCTACTGGCAGCCCTTTCACTAAGATGGGTTGTGTCATTCTTGCTGCCCTAAAGAAATGGAACACACCCATTCCTACTGACCCGAAAGAGCTCTATGAACTTGACTTGACCGAGTATGCTAAGAAAGGGAAATATAGGATTGATTCCACTCCCACCCTCAG GTTCTTAAACAAAGCTTGTGTTAGAACAGAAGGAGCTCCTTCATGGATGTTATGTACAGTAACTGAAGTTGAAGAAACCAAACAGATACTGCGAATGTTACCCATCTTGATAGCAACATTTGTCCCAAGCACAATGATTGCGCAGATTAGTACTCTTTTCGTGAAGCAAGGAACAACTTTGGAGAGGAAAATTGGCAGCTTTGAAATCCCACCAGCCAGCTTAGCCGGATTCGTGACCATATCCATGCTTGTATCAGTTGTGCTTTATGACCGCTTCTTTGTCCGCATAATGGCAAAGTGGACCAAGAACCCAAGAGGAGTGACGCTCCTCCAAAGAATGGGGACAGGCATGGTTATCCATATTATTATAATGGTGGTAGCATCCTTAACCGATAGGTATAGGCTAAGCGTGGCAAAAGATCATGGTGTGGTTGAGAGTGGGAAACAAGTGCCTTTGTCAATCTTCGTTATCCTTCCTCAGTTTGTATTAATGGGAGTGGCAGATGCATTTCTAGAGGTAGCGAAGATTGAGTTTTTCTATGATCAAGCACCCGAAAGCATGAAGAGTCTTGGGACTTCTTATTCCATGACAAGTTTAGGGGTTGGGAGTTTCCTCAGTAGCTTTCTTTTGTCCACAGTTTCTCATCTCACCGAGAGGAATGGTCACAGAGGCTGGATTCTCAACAACCTCAATGCCTCTCATCTCGACTACTATTATGCTTTTTTCGCCGTGCTCAACTTGTTGAACTTCGTTTTCTTTCTAATAATGACTAAGTTTTACGTATACAAGGCTGAGGTCTCAAATTCTATGATCATTCTTGAAGAAGAGCTCAAGTCAATTACCGGTCATGTGGTGGCTAAACAAGAAGCTGCATCAAGATTCAACTTAGCTTAA